Within Deinococcus metalli, the genomic segment ACCGCAGGAACCAGCACCCGTCACCGCCCTTCCAGATGCCGCGCCGGTTCCGGTGGCCATTTCCAGCCCATCTGCCAGCGCTCCCTTTGGCGGCGAGGACTCTGCCCCCCCCGTACAGCCGTTCGCCGTGGCGGATACCCCTGAACCGGCCCCGGCTCCCGCCAAGCCCGTTGCCCTTCAAACTGTGGATCCGCCGCCCATGACCTCCTCCAGTCTCTTCGGCGGCGAGGCCAGTGCCCCAGCCCAGGGCAGGCCCTCGCCCGCCACCATGGCCGCGGCGGCACCTGAGGTCACGCCCCCAGAACGCGGGCAGGCCCTGATCTATCAAAAGCCCACTGAGGCGAAGACCACGGAGCAGCAGGCGCCCCCGCCCCAGTCGGCCCTGCTATATCAGGCGTCCGCAAAAGAAGGTGGTACCAGCAGTGGGGGAGCCAGCAGCGCGCCGCGCTCGGCGATGGTCTACCAGACCTCCGCGCAGGGCTCCAGCGCGGCAGGCACGGGCAGCAGTCTGACCGACCAGCAGGAACAAGGCGGCGTGACCACCGCCAGTGCCCGGGGCGGCGCGATCATGTACCAGCGCAGCGCCACGCCCCGGGCGCCCGCCGGTGCTCCAGCCAATACCACGGGTGGGGCGGAGTTCGGCAACGTGCCCGCCACACCGGATCCGGACGCACCGAAGTTCAGTCCCACCTCACAGATTCCCGCCAAGACCCTGACCGCCATTCGCACGGCCGCAGGCGTGGCCGTGCCGGTCGTGGTGGTTTCCAGCGAGGGCAACTGGATCGGCACCGCGTCCTATAACCCGGCCCTCGGGCGCGTGGACATGACCTTTGGCAGCTTCGTGCACATGAAGTCTGGCAAGACCTACCCGGTGCAGGCCCTCGGGTATCAGGCGGCGGGGGGCAACCTGTCGCAAGGAGTGGCGGCCAGCGTCCGCCCGATTGCGCCCACCCTCGGCCTCGATCTGGCCCGCGCGGGACTGAACAGCCTGAACGTGTACACCCAGGCGCTCTCCGCTGCCGGCACGACGACCACCAACGGCACCGTCACGACGGTCAACCGGCAGGCCCCGGCCTTCGTCCAGGTGCTCCAGGGCGAGTTGGGCAAGTTGGCGCAGCTCCCTGAAGGCAATGAGACCATCACGGTCGTGGCCGACGTCGCCACGAATACCGATGTGATCATCCTGTTCGGCGTGGAGCCGGCTGCAGGCGCCACCTGAAGGCAGCGAAAATGGGACTACACCTGGCGAAGGTCATACTCCTGGCCAACTCGGGCACCAGTACCTCACGATCCACAACGCTGGGATATACCCGCCTCCGTTTATCTAAACGGTTATGGGGTCACGCCAGAGCCGGAACAGGAATGCTCGCTCAGACTACTGCTCCAGGGACGCCTGGAGGGGATCTGGAGTGCGGAGCGGTCGCAGGTGACCACCTGCGACGGCCTCTGGGAGGGAGAAATCGTAGCGGCCGAGCAAGTTCACGTGCTCGTGGAGCAGCGGGGACAGGCGGGCGATGTCGGCCGGCGCGACCGGCCCCTGGGTCTGCGTCAGGTGGGTCAGGGCGTGCTGCAGGTAGCGCGTGTTCCATAGCACGAGGGCGTTCATGACCAGGCCCAGGGCCCCGAGCTGATCCTCCACTCCCTCCCGGTAGCGCTGGCGCAGTTCGCCCTTGCGGCCGTGAAAGACCGCCCGGGCCACCGCGTGGCGGCCCTCCCCACGGTTCAGCTGCACCAGGATGCGCCGGCGGTACCCGTCGTCCCGGACGGAGTTCAGCAGGTACAGCGTTTTCTCGATCCGGCCGATCTTCGCCACGGCCCGCCCGAGACCGGACAGGCTCCCACCGCGCTACACGGTGCGCATCACGGCCATCGCCTTGACCTGACCGAGTTTCAGCGACCCCGCCAGCCGCAGCATGTCCTCCCAGTGCTCCGCGATGAGCCGCTCGTTGATGACGTGCCGGCTCAGGTCATTCAGCACGCCGTAATCGGCGTTCCGATTCAGGCGCCAGAAGCGCTGGTCGCCCAGACCCTCGCTTCCCGATCAGGAACTGGCCACTGTGCGCCAGTGGAGTCCCGACGGCCCGCAGCTGATCCCATCCTTTGAGACCTCAACCCATCAAACGTGGTATATGTGTATCACTACACATTCAGCCTGTGCCGCCTGGACAGCGGCGTCACCTCCATGGAGGTTTTCCTGCGCACAGAACCGATCCCCCGTCCGGTATGTTCCTGATCGCCCCTTTCTCAAGGAGTCGAGCATGAGTCAGATCACACGCAGACGGTTCGTCGGATCGGGCATGACCATCGTGGCGCTGGCCAGCTTGCCCCGCGCCAGGGCGCAGGCCATGGCGCCCAGCCTGGGCTACCCGGCCACCAGGATCGGCAGCCTCGGCACGCTGAAAGAAGGCGTCGGCCAGTACTTCGCCTACCCCGACGACGCCGCGCAGGGCCTGCTGCTCAAACTCGGCAAGCCCGCCATCGGTGGCCTGGGGAAAGAGCGCGACATCGTGGCCTTCTCGGCGGCCTGCACACACATGGGCTGCGGGGTGGCCTACAAGGGGGAGCGGCTGCAGTGCCCGTGCCACTACTCGATGTTCGACCCGGCCAAAAACGGCCAGGTCTACCAGGGGCTCGCCAGCAGCTACCTGCCGCAGATCCCGCTGCGCATCGACGCGGCCGGGGACATCTACGCCGTGGCGGTCGAGGGCCTGATCTGGGGCCGCGCGCGCAACATCCTGTCCAAGGGAGCCTGACATGGCCGTCTACAAGCGCTACGACCAATTGCCCCTGCCGCCCAAGGGTGCCGAGGTACACAACACCGTCTGCCAGTACTGCACGGTCGGCTGCGGCTACAAGGTGTACGTCTGGCCAGCTGGGAAAGACGGCGGCCTGGCCGCGAACCAGAACGCCTTCGGCCGAGACTTCACAGCGCCGCAACCACCGATCGCGGGGCAACCCTACACCGAGGCCATGCACTCGGTGATCACGCGCGGCGGGAAGCAGATGAACGTCGCGATCGTGCCCGCCAAGGATTCCCCGATCAACCGCAACGGCGACCACTCCAGCCGCGGCGGCTCCAACGCGCTGACGCTTTTCGACGAGAGCCGCCCCACCCGCGACCGCCTGAAGTACCCCATGCTGCGCGTCGGGGACTCCTTCCAGGCGATTCCGTGGCAGGAAGCGCTGAACCTGATGGCCGGAATCATCAAGGGCGTGTACGACCAGCACGGCCCGGACGCGCTGACGGCCAAGGCCTACGACCACGGCGGCGGGGGTGGCGGTTTCGAGAACAACTGGGGCATCGGCAGCCTGTTCTTCACCGGTCTGAAGATGCAGTACGTCGCCATCCACAACCGCCCGGCGTACAACTCCGAGGTGTGGGGCAGCCGCGACCGGGGCGTGCACGAACTGAACTACACCGCCGAGGACGCCCGGCTGACCGACACGCTGATCCTGTGGGGCGCCAACCCCTACGAGACGGCCAGCGTGTTCTACACCGAGCACATGCTCCCGAACTTCGAGGGCGGCACCGAGACCGAGAAGGACGAGGCCTTCCCCGGCGAGGCGAAGGTGCCCACCCGCCTGATCGTGGTCGATCCACGGCGCACGTCCTCGCTCACCATCGCCGAGAGCATCGACAAGGATCGCGTGCTGCACCTGCGGCCGAACCTCGGCACGGACTACATCCTGGCCAACGCCATCGCGCGCGCCATCCACCAGCAGGGCTGGCACGACCAGGCGTTCATCGACGCCCGCACCGAGAAGGAGACCTGGGCCGACTACGCCGAGAAGAGTCTGCGGATCGGGATTCCCTACGCCACGGTCATGAAGGAGGCCGAGGCGATCACCGGCGTGAAGCGCGCCGACATGGAACAGGCCGCGCTGTGGATGGCCCGGCCCAAGAGTGGGGCCCGGCGGCGCAGCCTCCTGATCTACGAGAAGGGCATGATCTGGAACCTCAAGAACTACGACCAGATCGCGGCCGTCACTCAGCTGGCGGTGCTGGCCGGCAACATCGGCAAGCCTGGCACCGGCGTCGGACGCCAGGGTGGGCACCAGGAAGGCTATGTCCGGCCCGGCTACCCCGGCACGCGACCGCCGCCCAACGTGGACGAGTACCTCAAGGCCGGAAGCGGCAAGTTCTACTGGGTCATCGGCACCAACCCCTTCCTGACCACGCTCGATAACCAGGCGTATCGCAAGCGCATCAACGCGCGCACGAAGGTGCTCACCGACGCCCTGAGTCTGGACGGCGTCATGGGCGAGCCCGGCACCACCCAGGGCCTGATCGACCGGGTGCTCGAGCAGGTCGGCAGCGGCGACGGCCTGTTCATGGTCGTGCAGGATCTGTACATGACCGAGACCGCGCAGGCCGCGCACCTGGTGCTGCCGGCGGCGGGCTGGGGCGAGGCGAACCTCACCTCCATCAACTGCAACAGCCGCCTGCTGCGCCTCTACGAGCAGTTCATGGATCCCCCCGGCGACGCCAAACCCGACTGGCAGATCATGTCGCTCGTCGCGGGCCGGCTGGCTGACCTGTACAGGGCCGAGGGCAACACCGAGGCCGTGGCGCGCTTCAGCGGCATGACGTCATGGAAGAAGGACGAGGATCCCTTCCTGGAGGGCAGCAAGGCCTTCAAGGACAACGCCGTCAGCCCGGCCGACGAGGCCACCCTGGAAGCTGAGAACTACAAGGGCGTCACCTACGCCATGCTCAAACAGCTCGGGCAGAAGGGCGTCCAGACCCCGGTGCGCCAGGAAGGCGGCAAGGTCGTTGGTACCAAACGGCGCTACTCACAGCGCTTCGCCACCGACTCCGGCAAGTTCAAGTGGTACGGCACCGACGCCTGGGCCGGCTACCCCGAGCAGATCGACAAGTACCTGCACGGCGACATGGCCAGGCAGTACCCGTTCTGGATGACCACCGGCCGCAACCAGACCATCTGGCAGACGGCCTACCACGACCGCCGCATTGCCGAGAAGATGCTGAATGTGCCGCTGCCGTACATCGAACTGCACCCGCAGGACGGCGCGAAGCTGGGTCTCGCGGCGGGCGACATCGCCGAGGTGTCCAACATGGAGGGCAACGGCACCTTCCTGGTGCACCTCACCGACGCGGTGCGGCCGGGCATGATCTTCGCGCTGCAGTACCACCCGCGCGGCACATCCAACAGCATGATCAGCAACTACACCGACCCCAAGACCACCATCCCCTGGTACAAGGGCACCCGGGTGAGCATCCGCAGGACCTCGGGGCGGCTGGCCTCGGTGGCGTCCGTGACCAGCGCCCTGGAGGGCAACGAATTCCGATGAACAGATTTCTCGTCCTGACCGCCCTGGCCCTGGGCGCCTCTGCCTCTGCCGCCACCGGCGCAGCCGTCTACCAGGCCAACTGCGCCGGGTGCCATCAGGCGACCGGCAAGGGCGTCCCTGGGGCTTTCCCACCCCTCGCCGGCCACTTCACGAAGCTGCTGGCCGCCGGCGCCACAGGCCGCGCTTATGTCGGGCACGTGGCGCTCTACGGCCTGCAGGGTTCCATCAAGGTGAACGGCCAGACCTACGCCGGCGTGATGCCCGGCCAGAAGCAGCTCAGTGACGCCGACCTGGCGGCCGTGCTGAACCATGTGGCCACCAGTTTCGGGAACAAGTGGCCGGCCGGGCAGAAACCGTTCACGGCGGCTGAACTCGCGAAGCTGCGGGCCAAGGCACTCACGCCGGCTGCCGTCCTGAAAACCCGCCCCCCTGTGAAGTGATGGGGTCGTGAGCTGGCCGGTCGGGACGATGCCGACCGGCCAGCTCCCTGGAGGCCAACCATGACTGCCCGTCCATCCACCCTGGTTCACGCCACGCTGCCAGAGGCCCTGGCCGCGCTCCAGCACCTGCTGCCCGCACGCCGGGCCGAGGAGGTGCCCCTCACCGGGGGCCTGGGGCGGGTGCTCGCCTCCCCCCTGAGCGCCCGGGCGGATCATCCCAGTGCCACAGAAAGCGCCATGGACGGCGTGGCCTGCCGCGCAGCCGACGCGGCGCAGGTACCGGTCACCCTGAAGCTGGTCGGCGAGTCCCGCGCCGGAGCGCCCTTCGTCGGCACGCTGGGGCCGGGCGAAGCCGTGCGCATCTCGACGGGTGCGGTCATGCCGGCCGGGGCCGACGCGGTCTGCCGGCGTGAAGACCTGCGGCTGGATGGGGAGATCGTCACCCTGCTTGCCCCGGCGCGCCCGTCCGACGTGCGGGCACAGGGCAGCGACTTCCAGGCCGGTGACCCCGTGCTGGAGGCCGGCACGCGGCTGACCCCCGCCCGCCTGGCGCTGGCCGCCGCGATGGGCCACGCGGCGCTGCCGGTGGTGGCGGCGCTGCGGGTCGGCGTGCTCAGCGGCGGGGACGAACTGGTCGAGCCCGGCGGGTTCCTGCGGGCGGGGCAGACCTACAACGCCAATCCCTACGGCCTGTGGGCGGCGCTGCGCGAGGACGGTCATGATCCGGTGCTGCTGCCCGCTGCCGCCGACACTCCCGGCGCGCTGGAGGCCCGCCTGAACGCGGCCGGCGACCTCGACCTGCTGATCTCCAGCGGTGGGGTGGGGGCCGGGGGCCACGACCAGGTGCGCCGGCTGCTGGAGCGAGGCAACGTGCTGTTCAGCGGCCTGGGCATCCGGCCCGGGGCGCCCACCATGGCGGGCCGCTGGCAGGGCCGGCCGATCATCGCGCTGCCGGGCAACCCGGTGGCCGCCCTGGTCGTCTACGAGGTGCTGGTACGGCCGCTGCTCACGGGGAAGGAACCGCGTACCATCTCACTCCAGGCGGGCACGCCGTTCCGGGACGCGCCGGGCCGCACGGCGTACTGGCGCGCGCTGGTGCGCGGGAACGCGGCCTTCGACCAGAAGGAGCAGGGCTCGGGGATGCTGCGCTCGCTGGCGCAGTCAGACGCGCTGGTCGTCATCCCGGCGGGGGGCGGGGTGGCGGCGGGGGGCCAGGTCGAGGTGATCATGCTGAGCTGACCGGCCTCGTCTACACTCAGCGCATGACCCTGGTGGCCTCCGACGTCCTGGAACAGCTCAAGGCCCTCTCCAACGAGATCCGCTATGACCTCGTGCGCTTCCTCGGGGCGGGCGAACGCTGCGTGTGCGACCTCGAAGGCCTGACCGGCCTGCCACAGTCCAAGGTGTCCTACCATCTGGGGGTGCTGCGCGACGCGGGTCTGGTGACCGCGGAGCAGCGCGGCAAGAACATCTACTACGCGCTGTGTGAGGCGCGGCTCTTTCAGCTGGGCGGGCAGATGCTCACCGAGGTCTTTCACGATCCGGTGCGCCACGCCCATGAGGATGCCTCGCTCTGCGACTGATTCAGGCCGGTGCTGGATCGGCACGCGGGGCGCGTAGGCCCCAGGCGGACAGCGCCGCCAGTACCGTCAGGCCCCACAGGGAGGGCAGGTAAGTGCCGCTCCAGCTGAACAGCAGGCCCACGCCCAGCGGCGTCAGGGCCTGGGCGAGGTTGACCGGCCCGGCCAGGCGGCCGTTTACAGTGCCGAACAGCCCGGCGTCGTAGCGGGACAGCAGCAGATCGTTGCGGGCCAGGGTCAGGGCTCCGTTGGCCAGGCCGAAGAGCGTGATGGCCAGGCCGGCAAGCCACACGGAGGACGTGCTGGCGAGCAGCAGCGGGCCGAGGCCCAGGGTCACGAACAGCAGCGTGTTCAGCCGCAGAATGCCGAGCCGGGCCAGCAGCGGCGCGAACAGGATCCGGCCCGGCAGGGCCGCCAGACCCATCAGGCCGGCCAGGGCGGCGGCGACCGTCAGGCCCTCCCCACGGGCCAGCAGCAGGGGGGCGAGTTGCAGGCCGGTGCCCACCGACACGATGCGCGCCAGCGTGAAGCTCAGCACCAGCTGACGGAAGGCGGGGTCGGGGACGAAGGGCGAGGGCGCCGTGCGGTGCCTGGACTGCGGCCGGGCTGCCCGGGGCAACACCACCCACCCCAGTCCGGCCGTGATCATCAGCAGGCCCGCCAGTATCCCGAGTGCCATGGTCAACCCACCCGCCTGAAGTCCCGCGCTGGTGAGCGGCACGAAGATGGTGCTGGCCAGCCCGGCGATCAGCGTGATCGTGAGCGTAGCCCGGCGGCGGTCAGCCGTCTGGAACTGCTGCGCGACCACCGTGAACACCGGCTCGTAGAAGGTCAGGGTCATCGCCACGCCGGCGAGCACCCAGCACGCCACGAAAGCGGGGTAGGACGGGTGCAGACCCATCAAGCCCAGCGCGACGGCCCCGAGCGCCGCACCGCCGCTGATGAGCACCTTCCCGCCGAAGCGGTCGACCGCGCGCCCCACGACGGGGGCCAGCGCCGCGTTGGTGAGCAGCGCGAGCGTGAAGGCCAGGCCGGTCTGGGCGCGGCTCCAGCCGGCGGTCTGCTCGGTGGCCACCGCGAGCAGCGGTTGCGCGTAGTACAGCGCGCCGTACCCGGCCGTCGATAGGAACGCCAGCGTCCAGAGCAGGAGACGCTGGCGGGGAGGCGGGACGGTCACTGCAGGCTGATGGGAGCCTGGGGGGCACAGCAGCCGCTGTCAGGCGCACAGCCTTCGGACTGCGCCTCAGCCGCCGGCAGCCCGCAGGCGTCGCCGGCCTTGCACTGCACGCCGGGCGTGCGCAGGTGGACGACCGTGCGCCCGGCCTGTTCCTCGATATGGCTGACGTGGTACTGCAGCGCGGGCGAGGTGTCGGTGCCGTACTCGAAGCGCACCTCGGCCTCGTCCCGCACCGGGATGCGGCTGGTGACGCGGTCGTAGATGGCCAGGAACTTGCGGGTGGTCATGAAGCCGCCCCTGGCGTCCTGGGCGCTGCCGTCCATCAGCTGGATCACGGTCTCGCGCCAGCTGGCCGCCTTGCCCCCACAGTCCATGGCCTCGATGGTCACGGCCTTCACCTCGGTCACGTGGTAGCCGGGGCCGACGAGCGGTGAGCCGTGCAGCCAGAACTCCAGGGGACGCTGGAGCTGATCACGCAGACCGGTGATCAGCGTGTGGGTCGACACCTGGCCCTGGAGACCAGGGATGGCGGTGGGCAGGGTGGGCTCGGTCAGGGTGGTCATGGTGGCCTCCTCAGGCGGGGGTGGGCTGGGCAGTGGGGGACTGGGCGGTGGGGAACGCGGTGGGCGGCGTGTTCCGGGACGCCGCGGTCTGCAGCAGACCGAGCGTGTGGGCGGCCGTGTGGAGGCCGGCGTCACTCAGGGCGTAGTGCACCCAGCGGCCGCGTCTGGTGGCCGTCACCAGTCCAGCGTCGGTGAGCAGGCGCATGTGGTGGCTGACGGTGGGCTGTGCGAGGCCCAGGTGCGTCACGAGGTCGCACGCGCAGACCCCGTCCGGCCCCTGGCAGCACGCCGGGGTGGCGGTCGCCAGGAAGTGCAGCGCCCGCAGGCGGTGGGGGTCGCCCAGGGCCTTGAACAGGTCGGCCGTCACATCGAAGTCCATGAATGTATGGTGCCCGATAGATCGAAGATTGTCAATGCGTCCAGGCGTGGGGTGCGGTCAGGACGCGGCGGCTCCAGCCCGCAGCTGCGCCGCTTCCTTGGTTCCGTGGTACGCGTGTTCCTGGGCCCAGCAGGCGGCCGCCTCGACGTCGTAAGCCACACGCCGGAAGGTCACGCTCCAGACATCGCCCGCTCCTTCCAGCAGCACCCAGCGCGCCAGGGGTGAGCCATCCTTCTGGCGGCTCACCGCCCCGGCGTTCACCACGGTCAGCGGCCCGAGTTGCCGGACGTGTTCCAGGTGCGAGTGGCCGACGATCACCACCCGCGCTGACCCGGTGTCGCCCAGATGCTCACGGACGTGGTCGTCACCTGCCCAACTGTCGCCGTCGCGCAGCAAGTATGTCCACGCGCTGTCTGGCGTGCCGTGCGCGGCCAGCACCGCGCCGTCCGCCAGCGTCACGCGGGTCGGCAGCGCCGCGACGTACGCTCCCGCGCCCTGTGGTAGCACCCCGTGCAGCCATTCCAGCATGGCGCGCTTGACGGTGGTCTCGGTCAGCGTCTCGCCCAGCCGCTCGTCCGTGTTGCCCCGCACTTCCAGAACCCCATGCCGGGCCTTGAGCTCCTGTTGCAGGATCCACGCGCCCGCCGGATCGGCGCCGCCGAACAGCTGATCTCCCAGATTCACCCAGGCGTCCGGGCGGTGCTGCTCGATGTCGTTAGCCACGGCCTCCAGGGCAAAGCGGTTGCCGTGCACGTCGCCGAAGACCGCGATCCTCATGCGCGCTCAGCCAGCCAGTCCTGGATCCGCGCGTCGATCTCGTCCCGCACCCGGATGAACACAGCGAGGCGCTCCTCATCGCTGCCGGTCGCGGCAGCCGGATCCTCAAAGGGCCATGCGAGGCGGTAGCGGGCATTCGGGAAGATGGGGCAGCTCGCCTCAGCCCGGTCACAGACCGTGATGGCAAAGTGAAAATGCTCGGCGATCATGGGCTTGACGCCCTTGGAATGCAGGTGGTCGGTGGGCAGGCCCGCGTCCTGCAGGGCGCGAACAGTCAGCGGGTTGACCTCGCCAGGCTCAAGACCGGCCGAGACCACGTCATAGCGGTCGCCGGCGCGGTGTTCCAGCAGCACCTGGGCCATCTGGGAGCGGGCCGTATTGCCGGTGCAGATGAACAGCACGCGGGGCTTGCGAAGGGACGCGCCGGTGACGGGCTGGGTGGGGACAGGCTCGGTCATGCGTGGTCTCCTTGCGGCGCAAATTCCTGCGCCCGGTGCGGATCCGCCTCGACGGGCTGGCGGGGGCTGAGGACGTGGTTCACGGCGACCGCCAGCGCGGCCCCCAGCAGCGGGGCGACCCAGTACAGCCAGTGGGCCGTCCAGATCCCGCTCGCCAGCGCCGGGCCAAACGAGCGCGCCGGGTTCATACTCGCGCCGGTGATGGGGCCGCCCATCATGGCCTCTAGGGCCACCACGCCGCCTACCGCCCAGGGCAGGCCGCTGCGCAGCGCGACCAGCAGCAGGACGACGGTCATGATCAACTCCATCACAAAGGCCTGCCCGGCGCTTCCAGCGGGCACGGTGACACCGAGGTTCCCCTTCATCCCAAACAGCGCGAGCAGCACGAAGGCCGCCAGCGCCGCCCCGACGAGCTGCGCGGCGACGTAGGGCAGCACCCGAGACCTGGGAAAACGCCCCGCCAGGGTCAGGGCAAACGTGGCGGCGGGGTTGATGTGCGCCCCGCTGATGGGGGCCAGCGCGGCGATGACCACCGTGACGGTCAGCCCGAAGGTCAGCGCCACGCCCGCGTGGCCCAGCGCGCCGGTCTGGGCGTCGACCACGGCGGCTCCGGGGCCGAAGAAGATCAGGGCGAAGGTGCCGATCAGCTCGGCCGTCAGCGCGCGGTGCAGGGGGACGTCCATTCAGGTGACCAGCACGGCGGGGCTGTCGTCATAGCTGGGCGGCGCCGGCTGGCCGTCCTTCAGGCGTTGCACGAACGCATCAAACTGAGTCCGGAGCTGGTCGCGCACCTGGCGCCACCGGTCGAGGCTGCCCCCAGAGGGATCGGTGAAGGGGTAGTGACGACGCTCGGTTTTCCCCGGATAGACCGGACAGGACTCGGCGGCGCTGTCGCAGACCGTGACCACGTAGTCGAAGTTCATGGCGTCCGGAACGTCATAGAGGGTCTTGCTGGTGTGCGCATCCAGACTGAGACCAAGCTCGACCATGACGGTCTTCGCCTCATCCTTGACGCGGGTGGCCTCGGTGCCGGCGGAATGGACGTCCAGATCGAGTCCGGCTCGCCGGGCGGCGTCGCGGGTCAGGGCCTCGGCCATCTGGCTGCGGGCGCTGTTGTGCGTGCACAGGATCAGGACACGGATCATGCCGGCAGCCTAACAGATCAAGCCAATTCATTATGTCAGCTGGAGGTCAAGGGGGTTGGTGGCTTCGGCCAGGGCCGGTGGAGGGTCACCCGCAGGAGTGGCCGACACACACCGCCAGATTCAGGGTCACCGAGGGCGAACTGGCCGCCAAGCGGGAAAAATGGTTCCGGCCCTGAGGTTACCCCGTTATCGAGTCGGCCCGGCTGGCGCGTTCGCTTCTGGCCGTGGTGACCTGCCTAGTGAAAGACCCGGCCCAGCTCGGCCGTGTAGCGCGCCAGCTCGGGCGCCGGCGCCCCGGCCGCCGTGGCCGCCCGCACCCGCTCACGCAGGGCGTCCACATCCAGGGGATCGGCCTGCAGGAGCTGGTTGGCGTACAGCACCACCCGCCGCTCGTCACCCCGCGTGCGGGCGTGCTCCATTTCCCGGCGCAGCTCGATGGTCAGCGCCAGCCGCGCCTCGTCGCGCTTCTGCGCCACCCAGTCCGAGTGCTCCACCCACGGCAGGAACTCTCCCCGGTACAGGGCCAGCGCCCGGGCCACCTCGTGGTGGGCGATGGCGGTGAGCAATTCTTCGACATCCAGCTCCACCGCCATGCCCGGCCCCAGGCGGTACGCCGGCGCCCGGAACGGCCCCGCGCACGTCACGGCCTCGGGGCCCAGCTTGTCGCGCAAGTCCCAGATGCACTGACGCACGTACCCGGCCCCGCTCTGGGCGTCCTTTTCGGGAAACAGGGTCAGCTGCAGTTGCGCGCGGGTCTGGTCGGGTTCCAGGGCGAGGTAGGCGAGCAGGAGCGGGCTGTTGGGGTAGGCGAAGCGGATCGCCTCGTTGTCTCGCGTGACCAGGGTGCGCCCCAGCGTCGTGACCCGCAGCCGCATGGCGCCGTCCTCGGGCAGCCTCGGCGTGCCTGCGAGGTGCGAGAGGCGGTCGAGCAGCGGCTCCATGTACGGAGAGAGCTCGGGTTCGAGCACCGCGTACTTCACCAGCTCGGACAGTTCTTCGAGGTCTGGCTTGACCTCATGCAGCGCGCGCAGGGTCAGCATCGAGGTCAGGGCTTCGGAGAGTGCTTTTGCCACATCTTCATGGCGCCCGAGGCGCAGTT encodes:
- a CDS encoding arsenate reductase ArsC, which translates into the protein MTEPVPTQPVTGASLRKPRVLFICTGNTARSQMAQVLLEHRAGDRYDVVSAGLEPGEVNPLTVRALQDAGLPTDHLHSKGVKPMIAEHFHFAITVCDRAEASCPIFPNARYRLAWPFEDPAAATGSDEERLAVFIRVRDEIDARIQDWLAERA
- a CDS encoding MIP/aquaporin family protein, producing the protein MDVPLHRALTAELIGTFALIFFGPGAAVVDAQTGALGHAGVALTFGLTVTVVIAALAPISGAHINPAATFALTLAGRFPRSRVLPYVAAQLVGAALAAFVLLALFGMKGNLGVTVPAGSAGQAFVMELIMTVVLLLVALRSGLPWAVGGVVALEAMMGGPITGASMNPARSFGPALASGIWTAHWLYWVAPLLGAALAVAVNHVLSPRQPVEADPHRAQEFAPQGDHA
- a CDS encoding arsenate reductase ArsC, translated to MIRVLILCTHNSARSQMAEALTRDAARRAGLDLDVHSAGTEATRVKDEAKTVMVELGLSLDAHTSKTLYDVPDAMNFDYVVTVCDSAAESCPVYPGKTERRHYPFTDPSGGSLDRWRQVRDQLRTQFDAFVQRLKDGQPAPPSYDDSPAVLVT